TGGCACCGCTTCTAGATCGAAGGCTTCCGCGATACCGCGCAGCAGTTTCGTCTGGGTGGCGCTTTCGGCCATCTTGCGGGCAAGGCTCTCGCGGGCGTTGCGCAGGGCACTGTCGATCAGCTCTGCCTTCTCGCCCCGCTGCGGCACCAGTATCTCGACCTTGCGGTCGATCTTGGTGCCCAGGGCTTCGGCCATCAGATCGGGGTTCTCGATCTCGTTGCTCAGGATCAGCTGGCGGGGCGGCTCACGGGTGTCGTAGAATTGCCCGACGAAGGCCTCCAGCACCTCGGCGGCATCCACATCGTCGCCCACGCGCGGATAGTAGTCGTGGTTGCCCCAGTTCTGGCCGGAGCGGATGAAGAACACCTGCACACAGGCCTGACCGTCCTGAAGGTGGAGCGCGATGATGTCGGCTTCGGTCACGTTCCTGGGGTTGATGCCCTGTGCGGTCTGCACTTGCGTCAGCGCCTTGATCCGGTCCCGCAGGGCGGCGGCGCGTTCGAATTCCATATCCTCGCTCGCCTGCGCCATCTCGGCGGCAAGGCGGCCCTGAATATCGGTCGTCTTGCCCGACAGGAACTTCTGCGCGTCGCGCACGGTCTGGGCATAATCCGCGGCACTGATCTTGCCCACGCAGGGCGCCGAACACCGCTTGATCTGGTGTTGCAGGCACGGGCGCGTGCGGCTTTCGAACTGCGAATTGCTGCAATCACGCAGCAGGAACACCCGCTGGAGCTGGTTCAATGTCCGGTTCACCGCCCCCGCGCTGGCGAAGGGGCCGTAATATGCGCCCTTTTCCTTCTTCGCACCGCGATGCTTCTTGATCTGCGGGTAGTCGTGGTCCGTCGTCACGAGAATGTTGGGGAAACTCTTGTCGTCGCGCAGCAGCACGTTGAACTTCGGCTTGAGCTGCTTGATGAGGTTTTGCTCGAGCAACAGCGCCTCGGTTTCGGTGCGCGTCGTCAGGAACATCATCGAGGCGGTATTCGAGATCATCCGCGCGATGCGCGGGCTGTGACCGGTGGGCCGCGCATAGCTGCTGACCCGTGCTTTCAGATTGCGTGCCTTGCCGACATAGAGAACGCGGCTTTCCGAATCCAGCATCCTGTAGACGCCCGGTGACCCGTCGAGCGTGCGAAGATATCCTTGGATAACCTCGTGTCCGAGTGGTTGCGTCTGGTCCGTTCCGGGCATGGTCTGTCGATTCTCTTTCCTCTTCACGTTTCGCAGATCCGATCAATGCGAAACATGTCCACCGTTCCTGTGGATAACTGCGCGTATAACTTTTGGAAGCTATGTATTTTGCCTTCAATTCTAAAGAGTTCGTTAATGTGCCCAATAAATGGGCATCAATATACATCATTGAAAACGTTAACTATTTTTATTGAAGCGCAAATCTCCCGCCTCCAAAACTGACCTAAGGTAACATCTCACAGCGCGATACGGTACCGGTGCAAAACTCCTGTAGTCACCTGCGTTTACTCCACTCCGACCACGTCCGGCGTGCGCCAGGCCAGGTGTTGCCCGCCGTCCACACAGACCAGTTGACCGGTGACAGAAGGCATATCCAGAAAGTATTCCAGCGTCCGGCAGATATCGCTTGGATCGGGTCCGCGCTCGAGGATCAGCGCCTCGCGCTGTTTGCGGAAATGCTCTTCGGATTGCCGGCCGCCTTTCAGCGTGGGCCCTGGCCCGATCGCGTTCACGCGGATCGCCGGTGCCAGCGCCTGAGACAGCGTTTGCGTGAGAGCCCAGAGCCCCATCTTGGCCAGGCCGTAGGTCATGAACTCAGGCGTTGGTTTGCGCACACGCTGGTCGATCATGTTGACGATCACGCCCGCTGCGACAGCCTCGCCGTTTTCATCCTCGCCCGGCGTCAGCCCCTGCTGGCTCATCGCCTGGCTGAGAACGAAGGGCGCGCGCAGGTTCGAGTTGATATGGCGGTCCCAGCTTTCACGGGTTGCCGTGTCGATATTGTCGTACTCGAAGATGGAGGCGTTGTTGATCAGGCAGGTGATCTTGCCGCCCAGCGCCTCAGCGGCCCGCGGCAACAGGCCTTCCATCTCGTCAAGGTTCAGAAGATCCGCCTGGACGGGCTGCGCGTTGCGCCCCATGGCCCGCAATTCGTCCACGACCTCCTGCGCGCCCTCCCGAGAGCTTGCGTAATGTACCGCGACGTCATAGCCGCGCTGCCCCAGTGTAAGCGCCATTGCGCGGCCCAGACGGTGCCCCGCCCCTGTTACCAAAGCTCGTGTCATGGGATCTCCCTAGAATGCCAGTATCACGTAGAGATAGGCGACATAGAGCGCGGTCAATGCGATCCCCCAGAACCGCGTGATATTCCAGCCCATAAACACGAAGGGAACCAGAATAAGCGAGGAGGCCAGCATGACCCACAGATCGAAACGCAGGAACTCGGGATCGACACGGATCGGACCGACAAGGCTGGCAATGCCGATGATCGCCAGAAGGTTGAACATGTTCGACCCGATGACGTTGCCCAGCGCCACATCCGCCTGACGCCGCAGGGCCGCGGCAACGGTCGTCGCCAGCTCGGGCAGAGAGGTCCCGACGGCGACGAGGGTCAGGCCGATAACGGTATCGCTGACCCCGAACTCGCGCGCGATGATCGTCGCGTTGTCCACTAGCAGCGATGCGCCAGCCGGCAGGCCGATCAGGCCAAGCGCGAGGTAGAGACCGATTTTCCAGCCGGGCATGTCCGGGTCGACCCCTTCGAGGTCCTCTTCCACATCGGTGGCGCAGGCCTGCTCCCCGTTGCGGTGGGCACGGGCATCCCGCGCAGCGGTATAAAGCATCACGGCAAGCGCCAGCAGAAGCACGACAGCCGCGATCCAGTCGAAGACACCGCGGAAGGCCAGAATGATGAACAGCACCGTGGCGGCGATCATCTGCTTGTAGGACGTGCGCGTGTCGCATTCCGAAGTATGCATCGTCGCAAGCAGCGCAGGCAGGCCCAGGACCAGAAGGACATTCGCGGTATTTGATCCCACGACGTTGCCCAGCGCGATGCCCGGCACATCGTCCAGCACCGCCTTGATCGAGATCAGAAGCTCGGGCGCGGAGGTCCCGAAGGCCACGATGGTCAGCGAAACGATCAGCGCGGGTATCCCCACCCGCAGGCTGAGGTTTACCGCACCCTTGACCAGCGCGTCCCCCGCGCACACCAGAATAAGAAGGCCAAGGCCCGCCAGCAGCCACACCTGAAGGATCATCCCCGCCCCCCTTCACAGGGGCATGGCCCCTTGCCGATGCGAAAGCGCCCGCAGGAGCGACACTTCTTCTGGGTAAGGGTTTTGCCGCC
Above is a genomic segment from Sulfitobacter sp. HNIBRBA3233 containing:
- a CDS encoding calcium/sodium antiporter, with protein sequence MILQVWLLAGLGLLILVCAGDALVKGAVNLSLRVGIPALIVSLTIVAFGTSAPELLISIKAVLDDVPGIALGNVVGSNTANVLLVLGLPALLATMHTSECDTRTSYKQMIAATVLFIILAFRGVFDWIAAVVLLLALAVMLYTAARDARAHRNGEQACATDVEEDLEGVDPDMPGWKIGLYLALGLIGLPAGASLLVDNATIIAREFGVSDTVIGLTLVAVGTSLPELATTVAAALRRQADVALGNVIGSNMFNLLAIIGIASLVGPIRVDPEFLRFDLWVMLASSLILVPFVFMGWNITRFWGIALTALYVAYLYVILAF
- the uvrC gene encoding excinuclease ABC subunit UvrC, whose amino-acid sequence is MPGTDQTQPLGHEVIQGYLRTLDGSPGVYRMLDSESRVLYVGKARNLKARVSSYARPTGHSPRIARMISNTASMMFLTTRTETEALLLEQNLIKQLKPKFNVLLRDDKSFPNILVTTDHDYPQIKKHRGAKKEKGAYYGPFASAGAVNRTLNQLQRVFLLRDCSNSQFESRTRPCLQHQIKRCSAPCVGKISAADYAQTVRDAQKFLSGKTTDIQGRLAAEMAQASEDMEFERAAALRDRIKALTQVQTAQGINPRNVTEADIIALHLQDGQACVQVFFIRSGQNWGNHDYYPRVGDDVDAAEVLEAFVGQFYDTREPPRQLILSNEIENPDLMAEALGTKIDRKVEILVPQRGEKAELIDSALRNARESLARKMAESATQTKLLRGIAEAFDLEAVPERIEVYDNSHIQGAYAVGAMIVAGPEGLMKNQYRKFNIRGDSLTPGDDFGMMKEVLTRRFKRLIKEDPERKEGHWPDLLLIDGGAGQVSAVREIMREYGVEDIPMVGVAKGEDRDAGKEEFYRTGKPVKALRHNDPVLYFIQRLRDEAHRFAIGTHRAKRAKSVGATPLDDVPGVGAARKRALLAHFGSAKAVSRANLSDLKAVDGVSDALAETIYAYFHEGA
- a CDS encoding SDR family oxidoreductase — protein: MTRALVTGAGHRLGRAMALTLGQRGYDVAVHYASSREGAQEVVDELRAMGRNAQPVQADLLNLDEMEGLLPRAAEALGGKITCLINNASIFEYDNIDTATRESWDRHINSNLRAPFVLSQAMSQQGLTPGEDENGEAVAAGVIVNMIDQRVRKPTPEFMTYGLAKMGLWALTQTLSQALAPAIRVNAIGPGPTLKGGRQSEEHFRKQREALILERGPDPSDICRTLEYFLDMPSVTGQLVCVDGGQHLAWRTPDVVGVE